The genomic stretch TTCGCACAAAAGGGAAAGGCGACGAAGAAGCGTCGTAAAAAATTTCGTCGTGAAACTCACTCCCTCGAAGAAACGTCGAGCAAAACCCGTCTCCAACTTCTACTCCTTTTACTCCTGGGATACTCATAAGGTGAAAACTGAGTTGTGCATCCAGCCGTTCCTCAAACTGGGTATAACTTCCCAATCCAGGCACCACTCCCAGTCCAGCCACCACAAACCTTCCTCCTAAGGTATCACCCTCCGCTTTAGCACTTTCAATTAATTCTACCATTTCTCGTTCCTTGGTTGGATCAAAGGTAGCCATGAAAGACTGTCGAGCTCGAGCAATTTTTTCTTCCCATCCCAGATTCTCTTCAACCGTAACCGGACCAATACTCTCCACAAAACCTCCCACTGTAACCCCAAAATGAGAAAGAAGTATTTTGGCTATTGCCCCTGCCACACAGCGAACTACCGTTTCCCTGGCACTTGCCCGCTCAATCACATTTCGCAAGTCAGTAAACCGATACTTAACCATTCCCGAAAGGTCGGCATGTCCAGGACGGGGAATGGTCACCCCACGATATTCCGGGGGCGGATCACCGAGGGGGTCCATAACTTTCAACCAGTTTTGATAGTCCTGGTTGCGCACTAAAATCGCTACCGGACTTCCCAAAGTTTTCTTCCATCGTACTCCCCCAAGGATTTCGATCTGGTCCTCCTCAATCTCCATCCGTGGACTTCTTCCTGCTCCTTTTCTCCGGCGAAGTAGTTCCTGGTGGATAAAATCCACATCGAGCGTGAGATTAGAAGGCAAGCCCTCTATCAAAACCACCATACCGGGGCCATGAGATTCACCCGCGGTCCTGAAACTCAACTTCACGTTTGGTAGCCTCCTTTAACTGCAGAGCGTCCATGAGGAAAGCTCGAAATTTTTCCTCATTTCCTTCCTCAAGCCAAGACGCAATCTCGCGTAATTTTGATTGAAACCTGTCAAGATGGGCAATGATTCTTTTCCGATTCATCCAGAATATATCCATCCAGATACCGGGACAAGCTCCGGCAATTCTTGTCCAGTCTCGAAACGATTTCCCACCAAACAACGCCCAGTCCCTTTGGTGTTCGAAAAAGGTTTTGAGATACACGTTGGAAAGAAGGTGTGGCAAATGGCTCACGACGGCACACACTTCGTCATGTTCTTCAGGAGTCAAAAAAAAACCTGTCCTCCCAAAACACTGGCAATTTCAGAAATCAGTGCTCGGGTTTCTTCTCGCATCGAAACCGGAGAAACGAGAATCGGTACCCCCCGAAACAAACCTCGCGCGGCGTTCTGAATGCCTCCCTCCTCTTTCCCCCCCATGGGATGAAAACCGATATATTCCCAGGGTAAACTGTCTCTCTGAATCTCGGTAAAAATCCATTCCTTGACGCTCGCTACATCGAAGATAAAGGTGTGAGGAGAAAGGAATGGTTTCATCCGGTTAAATATGCCCGGAATCGCGCTGACGGGTGTCGCCAGAAAAATCACATCGGCTCCTTTTACCACTTCTTCAAAGCTCAGTGCCACATCGATGGCTCCTTTTTCCCGAGCCACCAGAACGACTTCAGGTTTTACGTCATAGCCCCGAATCATCTTTTTCCTCGACCAGGTTGAAAGGTCCATTCCCAAAGACCCACCGATTAAACCCAGCCCGATGATGGAAATGGTCAATGTTCCCAACTCAGATCTCCCTTCCCACAATTGGCGCGAAACGCCTCAAATCGCGAACCAGAGCAGTCAACTGATCTGGAGAAATCGATTGCGGACCGTCAGAAAGCGCCTCCACAGGATTAGGATGCACTTCAACCAAAAGCCCATCTGCCCCTACAGCCAGCGCTGCAAGGCACATTGGATGAACCAGATCACTTCGCCCGGTACCATGACTGGGGTCAACCAAAATAGGAAGATGGCTTTTCTTTTTCACGATCGGCACACAGCTCAAATCCAAGGTATTCCGTGTAGCCGGTTCAAAAGTCCGAATGCCCCGCTCACAGAGCACCACTTGATAATTGCCCTGAGCAAGAATGTACTCTGCCGACATCAGCATCTCATCAATGGTGTTCATCATACCTCGCTTGAGCAACACTGGTTTTCTGAGTTTACCTACCGCTTCGAGCAAGCGAAAGTTTTGCATATTCCGTGCTCCAATTTGAATCATATCGGCGTATTCGGCAACCATGGAAAGCTCCTCAATCCCCAGAACCTCGGTAACGACTGGAAGACCGGTCAGCTCCCTCGCTCGGGCCAACATTCTCAACCCTTCTTCTCCCAAGCCCTGAAAACTATAGGGAGAAGTTCGGGGTTTGAACGCACCACCCCGCAACATTTTTCCTCCAGCCTCTTTGACTCGAAAAGCGGTCTCCATAACCTGAACTTCTGACTCCACCGCACACGGCCCGGCAATAATCACAAATTTCCCCGGACCAATTTCCACATCGTTTACCCGCACTACAGTATCCTGTTCACGAAACTCGCGACTGGTCAATTTATAAGGAGTTAAAATGGGAATAACCCTTTCTACGAAAGGCAAAACCCCAATTTTCTCCTCTAAATTCACACCCCGCTCATCACCGATGGCGCCGATAATGGTTCTTTCGGTTCCCTGAGAAATATGGACTCCAAAACCAAATTTTTTGAGCCTCCTGATCACTTCTTCAACTTCCTGCGATGTCGCACCACTTCTGAGGACAATAATCATGTTTTTCCCTCCTGAATCCGATACAGTTCTCCACAGGACGCTTGGATTTCTCGCCCCCGCGACTTTCTAACTGTGACGTTAATCCGACTCTCTCTCAGAATTCTGACAAACCGTTCTATCCGCTCTGAAGAAACAGGATGAAATGAAGAACCGGAAATCTGGTTGCCTGGAATAAGGTTCACATGCACCAGCATTCCCGCTAAAAGATGGGCCAGCCCATGAGCGTCTTTTGCCCCATCGTTGATATCTCGCCACAGCGTGTACTCGACCGTAACTCTCCTATTGGTAAGAACAATATATTCCCGCACCGCCTTTAAGATTGAAGATAAAGGGTACACTCTATTGAGTGGCACCAGCAAAGAACGCAAGTCATTATCGGAAGCATGGAGGGAAACGGCCAGGTTCACTTCTTTAAAATCCTGGCCGAACTGCACAATGGCTTCGGGAACACCTACCGTTGAAACCGTGATTTTCCGGGCTCCAATCCGCAGACCCTCCCGTGCATTCATCACTCGTAGCGCCTTAGCAAATTGATTGTAGTTTAAAAATGGTTCCCCCATGCCCATGAAAACTAGATTGTCCACTTTTAAATGGCGTTCTCGTTCAACCAACCATACTTCCTCAACGATCTCCTGGAAGTTCAAATTTCTTTTAAATCCAGCCCTACCCGTAGCGCAGAATGGGCATCCCACCGGACAACCAACCTGCGAAGAAATACACAGGGTATTCCTCGCCCGGTGAGGAATCAGAACTGCTTCGATGGCATTCCCATCGCACAGGGTGAACAAAAATTTTTCGGTACCATCCTGGGAACGCAACGCCTCTTTGAGCTGTAACTCTCCAATCTGAAATGAGCCCGTGAGCGCTCTTCGCAAATTTACCGGAAGGTCAGTCATGTCCTCAAAACAAAAAATCCCTCTCTGATAGAGCCAAAACGCAACCTGCCGAGCTCGATAAGCAGGCTCTCCCCTTTCCTCAAACCAAGAGGAAAAATCCTGAGGGAGTAAACCAACGATATTCTTTTTATCCAAGCCTATCCTCCCCAAACCATTCAAAAAACGAGAAACAGCCCCATAAAAAGCCTTCAAAAAGACATGGCCTTCTCGATATAGAAACCGTCTTATATTTTCTTTATCAAGAAGCCAAACACATCAACTTATTTTACAATACCAAATTTTATTTTAAAATAGTAACGAAGGGATGGTGAATATGGAGGACAAAGAGAAGAGCGAATTTCAGAAACAACTTTTTGATCTTCGTGCCCGAATTGTGCAAATCCTGAAAAAGAAAAACTCATATGCAAAAGAGTACAATCCTTTAAAGGAGTCTCGAGACGAAGCCGATTTGGGAAACGCAACGCTTGATATGGAACTTGAACTCTCTTCGAAACGTACCCTCCAAGAAAC from Atribacterota bacterium encodes the following:
- the aroC gene encoding chorismate synthase — protein: MKLSFRTAGESHGPGMVVLIEGLPSNLTLDVDFIHQELLRRRKGAGRSPRMEIEEDQIEILGGVRWKKTLGSPVAILVRNQDYQNWLKVMDPLGDPPPEYRGVTIPRPGHADLSGMVKYRFTDLRNVIERASARETVVRCVAGAIAKILLSHFGVTVGGFVESIGPVTVEENLGWEEKIARARQSFMATFDPTKEREMVELIESAKAEGDTLGGRFVVAGLGVVPGLGSYTQFEERLDAQLSFHLMSIPGVKGVEVGDGFCSTFLRGSEFHDEIFYDASSSPFPFVRKTNRSGGIEGGISTGEVVWVRCAMKPIPTLLQGLQSVDVESKEPARARYERSDVCAVPRALAVGESMVSWVLADAYRRKFGGDSLEEMRSNFENYCSYLGTLKK
- a CDS encoding prephenate dehydrogenase dimerization domain-containing protein yields the protein MTPEEHDEVCAVVSHLPHLLSNVYLKTFFEHQRDWALFGGKSFRDWTRIAGACPGIWMDIFWMNRKRIIAHLDRFQSKLREIASWLEEGNEEKFRAFLMDALQLKEATKREVEFQDRG
- a CDS encoding prephenate dehydrogenase/arogenate dehydrogenase family protein; this translates as MGTLTISIIGLGLIGGSLGMDLSTWSRKKMIRGYDVKPEVVLVAREKGAIDVALSFEEVVKGADVIFLATPVSAIPGIFNRMKPFLSPHTFIFDVASVKEWIFTEIQRDSLPWEYIGFHPMGGKEEGGIQNAARGLFRGVPILVSPVSMREETRALISEIASVLGGQVFF
- the aroF gene encoding 3-deoxy-7-phosphoheptulonate synthase, translating into MIIVLRSGATSQEVEEVIRRLKKFGFGVHISQGTERTIIGAIGDERGVNLEEKIGVLPFVERVIPILTPYKLTSREFREQDTVVRVNDVEIGPGKFVIIAGPCAVESEVQVMETAFRVKEAGGKMLRGGAFKPRTSPYSFQGLGEEGLRMLARARELTGLPVVTEVLGIEELSMVAEYADMIQIGARNMQNFRLLEAVGKLRKPVLLKRGMMNTIDEMLMSAEYILAQGNYQVVLCERGIRTFEPATRNTLDLSCVPIVKKKSHLPILVDPSHGTGRSDLVHPMCLAALAVGADGLLVEVHPNPVEALSDGPQSISPDQLTALVRDLRRFAPIVGREI
- the rlmN gene encoding 23S rRNA (adenine(2503)-C(2))-methyltransferase RlmN, translated to MDKKNIVGLLPQDFSSWFEERGEPAYRARQVAFWLYQRGIFCFEDMTDLPVNLRRALTGSFQIGELQLKEALRSQDGTEKFLFTLCDGNAIEAVLIPHRARNTLCISSQVGCPVGCPFCATGRAGFKRNLNFQEIVEEVWLVERERHLKVDNLVFMGMGEPFLNYNQFAKALRVMNAREGLRIGARKITVSTVGVPEAIVQFGQDFKEVNLAVSLHASDNDLRSLLVPLNRVYPLSSILKAVREYIVLTNRRVTVEYTLWRDINDGAKDAHGLAHLLAGMLVHVNLIPGNQISGSSFHPVSSERIERFVRILRESRINVTVRKSRGREIQASCGELYRIQEGKT
- a CDS encoding TraR/DksA C4-type zinc finger protein, which translates into the protein MEDKEKSEFQKQLFDLRARIVQILKKKNSYAKEYNPLKESRDEADLGNATLDMELELSSKRTLQETLEMVEKALKRLEAGTYETCEICKRKIPLNRLRSIPYTSYCVECQAKLEHTEQ